AAAATGAAGCAGTTGTTCGCCGAAAGCGGATGGGGTGATGCAGGTTTCCTGAATGATATCGGCATGGAAAATAAGGGCCTGGAATACTCTCAGTACGTCTCTAAGGAATCTTTAGCCCAGCAGGGTGGATATGCCATGACAAACAAAGGCCCGCAGCATGACGAAGCCTGGCTCATTTTCATGGATATGGTGAACAACCAGATCCCCACTTTTGAAAAGAAAGCCGAAGCGTTGCATTATTTCCCGATGTTCCGCACCTGGTTCGGGCTGGTCGGGCTTTGTAAACTCCCATGGAACGACGTTGAGCCGCTTACTAACGCCGAAACCGACGAACCGGCCAAAGTGCCCGAGCATGTCGATAACTATGTGACCATCTATAAAGCCGTTACCGGAAAACCTTTCGACAAGTTTGAAATGATCCGGATGTCGGAACGCGTATATAATTTCCAGCGGATATTCAACATCCGCAGGGGATACGGAACGAGGAAATACGATGCCCAGCCCTACCGCGCTGCAGGTCCTGTTACTAGGGAAGAGTATGAATCAAGGGCGGATCGTTACGACAAGCAACTTAAGGAAAAGATCGGAGTTGACCCGGCAGGATTGTCCACTGAAGAAAAAATGAAACTCACCCGAAAATTCAGGGAAGATCAGTATGAAAAGCTACTGGATGCTGTCTATTTCAGAAGAGGCTGGACGAAAAACGGAATTCCGAAGATCGAGCACCTGCAAAAACTGGGGATGGACCTGCCGGAGCTGATCGAACTGGTGAAGGACAAGCAGGGGGATTAATTGAAAATTGAAAATTCTGAGTTTTGAGTTATAATTGTGTTTCCTTATTCTCTGTGTAACTCTGCGATACCTCTGTGGAACTCTGTGTAACTAAACACAAATTGCAAGTTGATTTATAAGACAGTAATTTTCCTTATATAAACCTGATCACCAGTTCTCAATCTCGCCAGGTATAAACCGGGTACCGGGAAGATCTCATCCTTCAGCAATCGGTCCAGTATCGGCTGGTTCCCATCATATTGCTTGCTATAAACCAGTTTTCCGGTTAATGTAAATATTTCCAGGATGGCCTTTCCTCCTGTTGGAAAAGCTTCAAGGTATAACAGTTCCCCATCTTTCACAGGAACAGGATAGATCCTGAAATTGCCGTTTTCAAAATCTTCCGGATCCACAATTCCTATTCCGGAATAACAATCACTCTGGTATTGGGAAATAATGCCGGATGTGACTTCGCACCTGTCAGTTCCGATAGTAAAACTTGTTGTTCCTTCAAAAATGGTATCCGATGGGGAATACGATTCGTTATAATACACGTTCACATTATAAGACCCGGGTTCAAGCGGCCCGTAAGTTACTGAAAGGTCAAAGGTGCAGAGGCAAAACGCCGCCAATCCTGTATCAATCTGGTACCAGTCAATTTGATGATCAATTATATTTATCTCCATCGTGTAAACAGCTCCACAATTCCGGTATGCTCCTGTTTCCCACAATGTTACTGTATCCCCGTTGACATATGCAAAAATGTTTTGAGATTGTGAGGATAGGGCCATGTTTATCAGCGAATAAATGATTAGAAAACTGATTGTGAATGATTTCATGGAAATGAGTTTTTTTAGTCGTAAATCGATAATCTGACAATAAAGATAGCAATTTTCAGCTTCATATGCAACATGTTTTTATATAAACATAAATTTTCTTCTTCTTTAATTAGCCTTACACATTTTGTGCTTTGCTGCGGTTATAGTATTTTTGTCCCGATATGCATAAGATCACATATCGAAAAAAATTAAACTATGGGTAGGTTAAAGCCTAGCAAATTCGAAATATTCCTGAATTATAAGTTGTGGTTATCTTCTGTGACAGGAGAAGGAATCATTGAGGAAGACAAGTATAAACTATTGCAGATAATCAATGAGAAAGGTTCCTTGAAAGCGGCGGCAGATGAAATGAAGATAAGTTACCGTAAAGCCTGGGGAGACCTGAAAAAAGCAGAGAGCTTATTGGGGTATGAACTGATTATCAGGCAACGTGGCGGGAAATCAGGGGGTCAGTCACATTTAACTGATAAAGCGAAAAAACTCCTGGAGGCTTACGATGTCCTTCATATGAAAATGGATGATGCTGTAGAGAAAGCTTACGAAGAGTTTAAAAATAAAACTAGTAATCTTGAATGATTATGAGAAATTCGT
Above is a window of Bacteroidales bacterium DNA encoding:
- a CDS encoding T9SS type A sorting domain-containing protein, which encodes MKSFTISFLIIYSLINMALSSQSQNIFAYVNGDTVTLWETGAYRNCGAVYTMEINIIDHQIDWYQIDTGLAAFCLCTFDLSVTYGPLEPGSYNVNVYYNESYSPSDTIFEGTTSFTIGTDRCEVTSGIISQYQSDCYSGIGIVDPEDFENGNFRIYPVPVKDGELLYLEAFPTGGKAILEIFTLTGKLVYSKQYDGNQPILDRLLKDEIFPVPGLYLARLRTGDQVYIRKITVL
- a CDS encoding LysR family transcriptional regulator, with the protein product MGRLKPSKFEIFLNYKLWLSSVTGEGIIEEDKYKLLQIINEKGSLKAAADEMKISYRKAWGDLKKAESLLGYELIIRQRGGKSGGQSHLTDKAKKLLEAYDVLHMKMDDAVEKAYEEFKNKTSNLE